The window ATTTTAATACGCTGATATATTCATCATAAATGCCGGGAGATATTAAATACCTGGGGTTTTTCCGGTATTTCCCCGCCAGGAATGCGGGGGCTCCCAGCTTATATAAAACCGACTTTATCTCGTTTTCATTTGCATCCTCCGGAAGCATATCGTAAATATTGGCCGTCAGCTCTTTGCTTATTTCCTCCCGTTCTTTTTCAGGCAGCCGTCGGGTCACATCATACACATAGCGTTCAATGTAATCACTCATTGTGCTCCTCCTTTCCTATAATGGATTCAAAACTTTCCTGCATTCTTCTCCATTCCGAAATCAAATCCTTATATATCGTTTTCCCTTTTTCATTGATAATGTAGTACTTTCTGGGTCTGCTTTCGCTGGTGTCCCAGTCGCTGACAAGCAGGCCCTGGCTTTCCAGCCGGCGCAATAGCGGATACAACGTGTTGGCTTCAATGTCTATATGCTTTCCCTGCATCTCCTGAAGCAGGGCGTAGCCATAATGTGATTGATGAAGACATCCCAACACCGCCAGTGTTAAGCTGCCGCGGCGCAGCTCTGTAATATAGCTCTGAAACTGTTCATTTTCCGTCATAATATCACCTCAGCCTTATTATATTGTGTGATACACAATATTGTCAATATCAATTTATTGTAAATTTAAACCATTTATTCTTCCGTTCATTCTCCAGTTGTGCAAAACCAGGGTATTGGAGAGGGGAGGATCAAGCCGGAGGGTTCTTGACAACTTCTTGACACATCTCCTTTCCATTTTAACACTGTCTTGATTTTTTCTTTGATATGATTGTGGTCACAAGGGATCCTGCTGTAATGCTCCGGAAATGAAGCCGGCAGCAGGAGAAAAATAAAATGATCAGGAGATGAAATCATGGGAGTTATTTTAACGCTGGTAAGCATTATCGGTGTTTCACTGTTAATTTATTTATTTTACGTACTGTTTCGAGGTGACCGTTTATGAACTATATGGTGATGCAGGATCTGTTTTATATTGCAGTTTTAATTGGATTGTCCATTCCCCTGGGAATCTATATATACAGGGTGATGACAGGGCAAAAAGTGTTTCTTACCCCTGTCATTGGTCCTGTGGAACGGGAGATCTATAAGCTTATGGGCACTGCCCCTGAGGAAGAAATGAATGCGTGGAAGTATACGCTTTCTGTCTTTTTATTCAGCGGGGCCGGTTTTATTTTTCTTTTCCTCTTACTCATGCTCCAGGGGACACTGCCCTTTAATCCGGAAGGGCTGAGAGGAACCAGCTGGCACCTGGCCTTTAACACGGCTGCAAGCTTTGTTACCAATACCAACTGGCAGGCATACTCCGGTGAGTCCACCCTGTCCTACTTTACCCAGTTTTCCGGCCTTGCCGTCCAGAACTTCGTTTCAGCGGCAACGGGAATCGCGGTCCTTTTTGCTTTGATCAGGGGATTTGCCCTGAAACAGAAAAAGACCATCGGCAACTTTTGGGCGGATCTGGTGAGAGCCACCCTCTACATCCTCCTCCCTCTTTCCTTTGTGGCAGCCCTGCTCCTTGTCTCCCAGGGCGTGGTGCAGACCTTTGGTCAATACAAAGATGTTGCCATGCTGGAAAGCGGGGCTTTGCAGACGATTCCCTTAGGCCCTGCGGCAAGCCAGATCGCCATCAAGCAGCTTGGGACAAACGGGGGCGGATTCTTTGGGGCGAACTCTGCATTTCCCCTTGAGAATCCCACGGCTTTTTCGAACATGATACAGTCCTTATCCATCCTGCTGATTCCTGCAGCCCTTTGCGTAAGCTTTGGAAAGGCGGTAAAAGACGGCAGGCAGGGGCGGTCGGTTTATATCACCATGATGATTTTCCTCACGGCTGCCCTGGCAGCAGCAACTGCCAGCGAGCAGTTTACAGGTCCTGTATTTAAACAGGTGGCAGCTTCCGGCAGCATGGAAGGCAAGGAAGTGATACACGGCGTAGGCGCTTCCTCCTTATGGGCAGTCATTACCACCGCAGCATCAAACGGTTCCGTAA of the Lacrimispora indolis DSM 755 genome contains:
- the kdpA gene encoding potassium-transporting ATPase subunit KdpA; the protein is MNYMVMQDLFYIAVLIGLSIPLGIYIYRVMTGQKVFLTPVIGPVEREIYKLMGTAPEEEMNAWKYTLSVFLFSGAGFIFLFLLLMLQGTLPFNPEGLRGTSWHLAFNTAASFVTNTNWQAYSGESTLSYFTQFSGLAVQNFVSAATGIAVLFALIRGFALKQKKTIGNFWADLVRATLYILLPLSFVAALLLVSQGVVQTFGQYKDVAMLESGALQTIPLGPAASQIAIKQLGTNGGGFFGANSAFPLENPTAFSNMIQSLSILLIPAALCVSFGKAVKDGRQGRSVYITMMIFLTAALAAATASEQFTGPVFKQVAASGSMEGKEVIHGVGASSLWAVITTAASNGSVNAMHDSLTPLGGMVSMFLMQLGEIVFGGVGSGLYGMLAFVLLTVFIAGLMVGRTPEYLGKKVDPFDMKMVCLIVLVPPLLTLLGTSAAVLAPEARSWLTNSGAHGFSEILYAFSSMANNNGSSFGGFQGNTVFTNVSGGVIMLMVRFIPMTAVIFLAGNMAQKKAVAVSEGTLSTSNTVFVGLLIGVILIIGALSFLPALALGPIADFLTIQ
- a CDS encoding potassium-transporting ATPase subunit F — its product is MGVILTLVSIIGVSLLIYLFYVLFRGDRL
- a CDS encoding PadR family transcriptional regulator; translation: MTENEQFQSYITELRRGSLTLAVLGCLHQSHYGYALLQEMQGKHIDIEANTLYPLLRRLESQGLLVSDWDTSESRPRKYYIINEKGKTIYKDLISEWRRMQESFESIIGKEEHNE